In Zingiber officinale cultivar Zhangliang chromosome 11B, Zo_v1.1, whole genome shotgun sequence, a single window of DNA contains:
- the LOC122035342 gene encoding GTP cyclohydrolase 1-like has translation IGFDFFICSLARSLCEWGEEEEATDSLASEAERALSIEEVVKALLAGLGEDHELEGLRRTPHRMVEAFRGGTRGYKQKAKDIVQGALFPEAGLNPGVSHAGGVGGLVVVRDINLFSYCESCLLPFSIKCHVGYVPSGGRVVSLSKLSRVADVFARRFQDPKRLASEVCTALHNSINLAGVAVSLQCWHMKFSHLCDTNFTHSTISDMQSWGTVLASSRSGVFKEGKNSLWDDFTSFLILSGAIIEGGDTNHSQ, from the exons ATAGGGTTTGATTTCTTTATTTGCTCGCTCGCCCGCTCATTGTGCGAGtggggggaggaggaggaggcgacgGATTCGCTGGCGTCGGAGGCCGAGCGCGCGCTCTCAATCGAGGAGGTAGTCAAGGCGCTGCTGGCGGGCCTCGGGGAGGATCACGAGCTAGAAGGCCTCCGGAGGACGCCGCATCGCATGGTCGAGGCCTTCCGCGGAGGAACCAGAG GGTACAAACAAAAGGCGAAAGACATTGTGCAGGGTGCCTTGTTTCCAGAAGCTGGACTGAATCCGGGAGTCAGCCATGCAGGAGGGGTTGGTGGGCTAGTGGTTGTTCGCGACATCAACCTGTTTTCCTACTGTGAGTCTTGCTTGCTTCCATTTAGTATCAAGTGCCATGTTGGCTATGTGCCATCCGGAGGGCGTGTCGTCAGCCTGAGTAAGCTGTCGCGAGTTGCAGATGTATTTGCAAGGAGGTTTCAGGATCCTAAAAGACTAGCAAGTGAAGTTTGTACAGCATTGCATAACAGCATTAACCTGGCCGGTGTTGCTGTCTCTCTTCAATGTTGGCACATGAAATTTAGCCATTTGTGTGACACCAATTTTACTCATTCGACCATATCAGATATGCAAAGTTGGGGAACAGTTTTAGCTTCTTCCAGGTCTGGAGTTTTTAAGGAAGGGAAGAACTCTTTGTGGGATGATTTCACTTCTTTTCTGATACTAAGTGGTGCAATCATCGAAGGAGGAGATACAAACCATTCTCAATAG
- the LOC122033425 gene encoding vesicle-associated membrane protein 727-like, producing MSQPPLIYSFVAKGSVVLAEYTPFSRNFSTITVQCLQNLPQNNKKFTFSSDCRTFNFLVDKEFVFLMVADEAAGRSVPFVFLERVKDDFMHRYGQSISVNNSHPLIDEEDADMFGDRFSTAYSLDREFGPRLKEHMEYCINHPEKMSKLSKLIAHITEVKGIMVDNIEYVCCCWPRY from the exons ATGAGCCAGCCACCGTTAATTTATAGTTTTGTGGCTAAAGGGAGTGTTGTGCTTGCTGAATACACTCCCTTTTCGAGGAATTTCAGCACTATTACTGTCCAATGCTTACAGAATTTGCCTCAAAATAATAAGAAATTCACCTTCTCATCTGATTGCCGCACATTCAATTTCCTGGTTGACAAAGAATTTG TGTTCCTCATGGTAGCTGATGAAGCAGCTGGAAGAAGTGTTCCATTTGTGTTTCTAGAACGTGTCAAGGATGATTTCATGCACCGCTATGGACAAAGTATCAGTGTTAACAACTCCCATCCACTCATTGATGAGGAAGATGCTGATATGTTTGGGGACAGATTTAGCACTGCTTACAGTCTTGATAGGGAATTTGG TCCAAGGCTGAAGGAGCATATGGAGTATTGTATAAATCATCCAGAGAAAATGAGCAAACTTTCAAAGCTAATAGCTCATATAACTGAGGTTAAAGGAATAATGGTGGACAATATAGAATACGTATGCTGTTGCTGGCCTCGTTACTAA